Proteins found in one Muntiacus reevesi chromosome 2, mMunRee1.1, whole genome shotgun sequence genomic segment:
- the LOC136161038 gene encoding CKLF-like MARVEL transmembrane domain-containing protein 1, with protein sequence MIVVSVLALIPETTTYTVLGGDLINSFITAVFLLIVAILAIQEKERRHLFYIGGALCLTAATVCIIDATLVTKTMRNNLKKALGIKMETSRPLTPEPIPPTRTPTRAGPNAPTRATVKSRSRWGQSPSKATSPEPSWTPMKTPPTPPSGGSRR encoded by the exons ATGATAGTTGTATCTGTGTTGGCACTGATCCCAGAAACCACAACATACACAGTCCTTGGAGGG GATCTTATCAACAGTTTCATTACTGCAGTGTTCCTTTTAATAGTTGCCATCTTGGcgatacaagaaaaagaaagaaggcattTGTTCTATATTGGTGGG GCCCTGTGTCTCACAGCAGCAACCGTGTGTATCATCGACGCGACTCTGGTCACCAAGACAATGAGGAATAACTTGAAaaaagccctggggatcaaaatGGAAACCAGTAGACCCCTGACCCCGGAACCCATCCCACCCACAAGGACACCCACAAGGGCAGGCCCAAACGCACCTACAAGGGCAACTGTGAAGTCACGCAGCCGCTGGGGGCAATCACCCTCGAAAGCAACCTCGCCGGAACCCTCGTGGACGCCTATGAAAACCCCGCCAACTCCTCCCTCCGGCGGCTCTCGCCGCTGA